In Natator depressus isolate rNatDep1 chromosome 9, rNatDep2.hap1, whole genome shotgun sequence, a single genomic region encodes these proteins:
- the LOC141993377 gene encoding uncharacterized protein LOC141993377: MTESTAQQKMELARFQAEEKQKEHERQIELMRLEKEVQEAAHRREMEARKHVEEEKEKERKHVEEEKEKERKHALEMEKVKAQQNIPTNPSNPSPGTTPHPRRFPTYKAGDDTEAFLENFERACLGYNISTDQYMVELRPQLSGPLAEVAAEMPKEHMNKYELFKSKARVRMGITPEQSRRRFRALRWKPDVSFTRHAYHIVKHWDAWISGASVKSPVNLPFLMQMEQFLEGVPEEIERYILDGKPKTVIEAGEIGARWVEVAEKKKTGRSWSGDQKGQPQTTPYYRGPPKAPPTSQRTLQTPYRPTTPFSSNPPRPSDPSAGRCFKCNELGHVKANCPKNPNRLQFIAPESHQRSTGPDTSQIPLERRETVSVGGKKVTAWRDTGAQVSAIHASLVDLNLINPEIQVTIQPFKSNSFDLPTAKLPVQYKGWSGMWTFAVYDDYPIPMLLGEDLANHVKQAKRVGTVTRSQAKQAVRPSSVPETSIRTRSEVMDPDPRPMSATAVVDPVPETQTEPVPEPEPAEQPTPDPLPALNPVLATSTPEGPTDPELVAADNPTQEAQPEPESQHSAPAESGSQSTETAPSPISLPEGPSLGPQSNEELMSPASREQFQTEQEADESLQRAWTAARSNPPPLSSSNRSRELKVCQFTAQGGDDAEWPEGVYYEGKCAGGVEEVNLSMTLGRMQRQQIQELCTSYAPTFSATPGLTERAYHSIDTGNARPIRVQPYRVSAQAKTAIEREIQDMLQMGVIRPSESAWASPVVLVPKPDGEIRFCVDYRKLNAVTRPDNYPMPRTDELLEKLGRAQFISTLDLTKGYWQVPLDESAKERSAFTTHLGLYEFNVLPFGLRNAPATFQRLVDGLLAGLGEYAVAYLDDVAIFSDSWADHLEHLQKVLERIREAGLTVKAKKCQIGLNRVTYLGHQVGQGTISPLQAKVDAIQKWPVPKSKKQVQSFLGLAGYYRRFVPHYSQIAAPLTDLTKKKQPNAVQWTEKCQKAFNKLKATLMSDPVLRAPDFDKPFLVTTDASERGVGAVLMQKGPDQEFHPVVSLSKKLSERESNWSITEKECYAIVYALEKLRPYVWGRRFHLQTDHAALKWLHTVKETNKKLLRWSLALQDFDFNIQHISGASNKVADALSRESFPESTG; this comes from the exons atgacagaatccacagcacaacaaaagatggaattagccagatttcaggctgaggaaaaacaaaaggaacatgaaagacagatagaactcatgcggctggaaaaggaggtacaggaggctgcccacaggagggaaatggaggcaaggaagcatgtggaggaggagaaggaaaaagagaggaagcatgtggaggaggagaaggaaaaagagaggaagcatgcactggagatggagaaggtaaaggctcagcagaatataccaacaaaccctagcaatccttctccaggtaccactccccatcccagaaggttccccacctacaaggcaggtgatgatactgaggccttcttagaaaacttcgaaagggcctgccttgggtacaacatctctactgaccaatacatggtagagctgaggccgcagctcagtggacccttagctgaggtggcagctgaaatgcctaaagaacacatgaacaagtatgaactgtttaaatccaaggcgagagtcagaatggggataacacccgagcagtctcgtcggaggttcagagccctaaggtggaaaccagacgtgtcatttacccgacatgcctaccacattgtgaaacattgggatgcctggatatccggagcaagtgttaaatctccagtaaatttgcccttcctaatgcaaatggaacaattcttagagggtgttcctgaggaaatagaaagatacatcctagatgggaagcccaaaactgtaatcgaggcaggagagattggagccagatgggtggaggtggcagagaagaagaaaactggtcgcagttggagcggagaccagaagggacaaccccagaccacaccctattaccgggggccgcccaaagccccacctacctcccaaagaaccctccagaccccttatcgtcccaccaccccgttctccagcaaccctcctcgccccagtgacccgtcagctggacgatgttttaaatgtaacgagctggggcatgtaaaggccaactgccccaagaaccccaacagattacagttcattgcaccggaatcacaccagaggtccacaggcccagatacctcccagatacccttggagcggagggaaactgtgagtgtgggcgggaagaaggtcaccgcgtggagggacaccggagcacaagtgtcagctatccatgcttccttagtggacctcaatttaatcaacccagagatccaagtgacgattcaacccttcaagtccaactctttcgatttgcctacagccaagttgcctgtccagtacaagggctggtcaggaatgtggacttttgcagtctatgatgattatcccatccccatgctgttgggggaagacttggccaatcatgtgaagcaggccaagagggtgggaacggtcacccgcagccaggctaaacaagccgtgaggcctagctctgttccggaaacttctatcaggacccggtcagaggtgatggacccggaccccagaccaatgtctgcaacagcagtagtggatccagtcccagagacccagacggaaccagtcccagaaccggaaccagccgaacaaccaacaccagacccattgccagcactgaatccagtacttgcaacctcaacaccagagggccccaccgaccctgaactggtagcagccgataaccctacacaagaggctcagccggagcctgaatcccaacatagtgcaccagcggagagcggttcacagtcaacagaaacagctccatcccctatatcacttccagagggaccaagcctaggtccacaatccaatgaggaactgatgtctccagcatcaagggaacagttccagaccgaacaggaagcagatgaaagcctccagagagcttggacggcggcacggagcaacccaccgcctctcagctcttctaatcgatccag agaattaaaggtttgtcagtttacagcccagggaggagacgacgctgagtggcctgaaggtgtctactacgaagggaaatgtgctggtggtgtggaagaggtgaacctctccatgacccttgggcgtatgcagcgacagcagatccaggagctgtgcactagctacgcgccaacgttctcagccaccccaggactgactgaacgggcataccactccattgacacaggtaatgctcgcccaattagagtccaaccttaccgagtgtctgctcaagctaaaactgctatagaacgggagatccaggatatgttacagatgggtgtaatccgcccctctgaaagtgcatgggcatctccagtggttctagttcccaaaccagatggggaaatacgtttttgcgtggactaccgtaagctaaatgctgtaactcgcccagacaactatccaatgccacgcacagatgaactattagagaaactgggacgggcccagttcatctctaccttggacttaaccaaggggtactggcaggtaccgctagatgaatctgccaaggaaaggtcagccttcaccacacatctcgggctgtatgaatttaatgtactccctttcgggctgcgaaatgcacccgccaccttccaaagacttgtagatggtctcctagcgggattaggagaatatgcagtcgcctaccttgacgatgtggccatattttcggattcctgggcagaccacctggaacatctacaaaaagtccttgagcgcataagggaggcaggactaactgttaaggctaagaagtgtcaaataggcctaaacagagtgacttaccttggacaccaggtgggtcaaggaactatcagccccctacaggccaaagtggatgctatccaaaagtggcctgtcccaaagtcaaagaaacaggttcaatcctttttaggcttggccggttattacagacgatttgtaccgcactacagccaaatcgccgccccactgacagacctaaccaaaaagaaacagccaaatgctgtgcagtggaccgaaaagtgtcagaaggcctttaacaagcttaaagcgacactcatgtctgaccctgtactaagggccccagactttgacaaaccgttcctagtaaccacagatgcgtccgagcgtggtgtgggagcagttttaatgcagaaaggacctgatcaagaattccaccctgtagtgtctctcagcaaaaaactgtctgagagggaaagcaactggtcaatcactgaaaaagaatgttacgccattgtctacgctctggaaaagctacgcccatatgtttggggacggcgtttccacctgcaaaccgaccatgctgcactgaagtggcttcacaccgtcaaagaaactaacaaaaaacttcttcggtggagtttagctctccaagattttgatttcaacatccaacacatctcaggagcttctaacaaagtggctgatgcactctcacgtgaaagtttcccagaatcaactggttaa